The sequence TGGGGGGGTCAGGCACCAGCGCGCATCGTCCGGGCGGCGGCGCACGCTTGATGCGCGCTGGTGCCTGACCCCATAGCGGGACAAGCAGTGTCGAAGGACTACTACGAGATTCTGGGCGTCGGCCGCAGCGCTTCGGCCGACGAAATCAAGAAGGCGTATCGCCAGGCCGCGCTGCGGCATCATCCCGACCGCAATCCCGAAGACAAGGACGGCGCCGAGCGCAAGTTCAAGGAAGCGAGCAAGGCCTACCAGGTCTTGTCCGACGGCGACAAGCGCGCGCAGTACGACCGTTACGGCGAAGCCGCGTTCGAAGGCCCCGGCGCAGGCGGCTTCGACTTTTCGTCGGCTTTTGCCAGCGGTGCTTTCGAAGACGTGCTCGGCGACCTGTTCGGCGATTTCTTCGGCGGCGGCGGCCGGCGCTCGCGCACGCGTGCGACGCGCGGCGACGACCTTCGCTACGATCTCGAGATCAGCTTCGAGGACGCCGCGCGCGGCTGCGAAAAGCACATCTCGGTTCCACGCACGATGTCGTGCGAGACGTGCTCGGGCAGCGGCGCCAAACCCGGCACCAGCGCCGATACCTGCTCGGCCTGCGGCGGCGCGGGCCAGGTGCGCTTCCAGCAGGGGCTTTTCCAGATCGCCAAGACCTGCGGCCAGTGCAACGGCGAGGGCAAGATCAACAAGAATCCCTGCCAGACGTGCCGCGGCGCCGGACGCACGCGCACGCTTCGGGAAATCAAGGTCAAGGTCCCGGCCGGAGTGGACCACGGCTCGCGCCTGAAGCTGCGCGGCGAAGG is a genomic window of Candidatus Binatia bacterium containing:
- the dnaJ gene encoding molecular chaperone DnaJ, giving the protein MSKDYYEILGVGRSASADEIKKAYRQAALRHHPDRNPEDKDGAERKFKEASKAYQVLSDGDKRAQYDRYGEAAFEGPGAGGFDFSSAFASGAFEDVLGDLFGDFFGGGGRRSRTRATRGDDLRYDLEISFEDAARGCEKHISVPRTMSCETCSGSGAKPGTSADTCSACGGAGQVRFQQGLFQIAKTCGQCNGEGKINKNPCQTCRGAGRTRTLREIKVKVPAGVDHGSRLKLRGEGEAGLRGGPTGDLYVVLSVREHALFHRDGANVVCQRPVSMVDAALGAELDVPTLDGVVKLKIPPGTQHGKVFRLSGKGVPDLRRGGSARGDQFVSVQIEIPTKLGRKQKKLLEQLRDEDAEQGESLVAAFTSKLRDIMS